The Candidatus Zixiibacteriota bacterium genome includes a window with the following:
- a CDS encoding alanine racemase yields MTKNVSLCIQQAVDQLRGRTPRLNPVDLRRTVQSFLDRRLQFLSTAAEHGSPLYVIDGEALHERATRFSQVFAHIWPRTELYYALKSNSHPAVLSHLIAAGCGLDVSSGLELRTALELGAERIVFSGPGKRTDELRLALSHRERVTVLIDSFSELEKLGNLAEEAGVDIRAGVRLTTDDNGIWRKFGIPLERLGEFFDKAAEQTHVDLQGIQFHLSWNMDSGPHVLFIARLGAELRRLSPALRKRIKFIDIGGGYWPEEGEWLQTAATPHGQLTAAAGSAPIVYDEHYSNPASTLESFADHIGQALKKQIPADIDCTICFEPGRWICHSGMHILLTVVDRKSSRVVITDGGTNAVGWERFENDYFPVINLSRPSLEEHECLVAGSLCTPHDLWGYGYFGADIRTGDVLLMPNQGAYTYSLRQEFIKPLPTSVELARIEE; encoded by the coding sequence ATGACCAAAAACGTGTCTCTGTGCATCCAGCAGGCCGTTGATCAACTTCGCGGCCGGACTCCTCGCCTTAATCCGGTGGATTTGCGTCGGACGGTGCAGTCGTTTCTGGATCGCCGACTTCAATTCCTTTCGACAGCGGCTGAACACGGCTCTCCTCTCTACGTGATCGACGGCGAAGCTCTGCATGAGCGAGCGACTCGGTTTTCACAGGTATTCGCCCATATCTGGCCTCGCACTGAACTGTATTATGCATTAAAAAGCAACAGCCACCCGGCTGTTTTGAGTCATCTGATCGCAGCCGGTTGCGGCCTGGATGTATCATCCGGTCTCGAGTTGAGAACCGCCTTGGAACTTGGTGCGGAACGAATTGTTTTCTCCGGCCCCGGTAAAAGGACTGATGAGTTACGCCTGGCTTTGAGTCATCGCGAACGCGTTACCGTTCTGATCGACAGTTTCTCGGAACTCGAGAAACTTGGCAACCTGGCGGAAGAAGCCGGGGTTGATATCCGCGCCGGGGTGAGACTTACTACCGACGACAACGGAATCTGGCGCAAGTTCGGGATTCCCCTGGAACGTCTGGGAGAGTTTTTTGATAAGGCTGCCGAACAGACTCATGTCGATCTGCAGGGAATTCAGTTTCATCTGAGTTGGAATATGGACTCTGGACCGCACGTGCTATTTATCGCTCGGCTCGGCGCTGAACTGCGACGTCTCTCCCCCGCCTTGCGTAAACGTATCAAATTCATTGACATCGGCGGCGGGTATTGGCCCGAAGAAGGAGAATGGCTTCAAACAGCAGCTACTCCTCACGGACAGTTGACGGCTGCTGCGGGATCGGCGCCGATCGTTTATGATGAGCATTATTCCAATCCCGCCAGCACCCTGGAGAGTTTTGCCGATCATATCGGTCAGGCTTTGAAAAAACAAATCCCGGCAGATATCGACTGTACCATCTGTTTCGAACCCGGACGTTGGATATGCCACAGCGGCATGCATATCCTGCTGACGGTCGTAGACCGAAAATCTTCACGCGTGGTTATTACCGACGGCGGCACCAACGCGGTCGGCTGGGAACGTTTCGAGAACGACTACTTCCCGGTGATAAATCTTTCCCGACCGAGTCTCGAAGAACACGAATGTCTCGTGGCCGGGTCGCTCTGTACACCGCATGATCTGTGGGGTTACGGGTATTTCGGAGCGGACATTCGCACGGGCGATGTGTTGCTTATGCCGAATCAGGGCGCTTACACTTACAGTTTGCGCCAGGAATTTATCAAACCACTGCCGACCTCGGTCGAACTGGCACGAATCGAGGAGTAG
- a CDS encoding ATP-grasp domain-containing protein has protein sequence MASQRVLVVGTTPDYIAHIDTRYPGRALFLTDPVLRRASREPAPDEMSELLVDLMQSDRVMSLLTEHLSHYGLELSGIVCYDCEWLTLAAQLAARLRLPYPALPAVRLSRSKYLTKQRWIEHGIPCPAVKLVAATDDALAFARKVGGEIVLKPLTGSGSELTFHCEDQARILQAMRIIAKGLTQRGSLPMYQPDNESTAYIDPRSAVVAEAFIAGNEYSADILLDGAHFEIIRIARKYRGDDYPFGTTLSYELPASDHELHDYPQLADILRRAAESLGLQRSLCMVDFIIGSEGPTLIELTPRIGGDCLPPLIEMSCGLDTIALALDFAEGKTITLPPADRWRHMIGRRLFAAHAGHIRHIDISRAAADPRVKDIYLKRAPGHRVVLPPKDYDSWLLGHILFAPATRPNIIIQADQLASLVKVEMETEDDQKRVSVHPAGR, from the coding sequence ATGGCTAGTCAGCGGGTTCTTGTAGTCGGTACTACCCCCGATTACATAGCCCACATCGACACGCGTTACCCCGGTCGGGCTTTGTTTCTGACCGATCCGGTCCTGCGTCGTGCCAGTCGTGAGCCGGCTCCGGATGAAATGTCGGAGTTACTAGTTGATCTGATGCAGTCCGACCGCGTGATGTCGTTGTTGACGGAGCATCTATCGCATTACGGACTGGAACTGAGCGGAATCGTCTGTTACGACTGTGAATGGCTCACGCTAGCCGCTCAACTGGCTGCCAGGCTCAGGCTGCCGTACCCGGCTCTCCCGGCAGTGCGGCTGAGTCGTTCGAAATACCTTACCAAGCAGCGCTGGATTGAACACGGTATTCCCTGCCCGGCAGTCAAGCTCGTGGCCGCGACCGATGATGCCCTGGCGTTTGCCCGAAAAGTGGGTGGTGAAATCGTTTTGAAACCACTCACCGGCAGCGGCAGTGAACTGACTTTCCATTGTGAAGACCAGGCACGCATTCTTCAAGCCATGCGCATCATCGCCAAGGGCCTGACTCAGCGCGGTTCATTGCCGATGTATCAACCGGACAATGAAAGCACCGCGTATATCGATCCCCGCAGCGCCGTGGTGGCTGAGGCATTCATCGCCGGTAATGAATACAGCGCCGATATCCTTCTCGACGGCGCCCACTTCGAAATCATCCGCATTGCCCGTAAATATCGCGGTGACGACTATCCGTTCGGCACGACCCTGTCATACGAACTACCTGCATCGGACCATGAACTGCACGATTACCCTCAACTGGCGGACATCCTGCGCCGTGCGGCCGAATCGCTGGGACTGCAACGATCGCTCTGCATGGTGGATTTTATCATTGGGTCCGAGGGTCCGACTCTCATTGAATTGACTCCCCGCATCGGCGGCGATTGCCTGCCGCCCCTGATCGAAATGAGTTGCGGCCTGGATACGATTGCCCTGGCGTTGGACTTTGCCGAAGGGAAAACCATCACCCTGCCTCCCGCCGACCGATGGCGACACATGATCGGCCGTCGTCTGTTCGCGGCACATGCGGGACATATTCGACATATCGATATATCACGCGCCGCAGCGGACCCCCGGGTAAAAGATATTTACCTCAAACGTGCTCCCGGGCATCGCGTGGTGTTGCCTCCAAAAGATTACGATTCATGGTTATTGGGACATATCCTCTTCGCCCCGGCTACGCGCCCGAATATCATTATTCAGGCCGACCAATTGGCTTCACTCGTCAAGGTGGAAATGGAAACGGAAGATGACCAAAAACGTGTCTCTGTGCATCCAGCAGGCCGTTGA
- a CDS encoding GNAT family N-acetyltransferase: MIRIETIRNLDECRDVWRQLMPQELVSDLWEVRDCFNRYYQHPAHFVVAHENGRLCGLLPMSWNRETGQYTYFPGETWEGKTWLEQNRIIAESPEMLEAMLAVLRRPYQLRYLRTEGQFVGRLENVDEIGYLFLPSEHEFSVDKYLEAFSHKTAKKLRKELAHWDEHDVHWRINDPDDFELLIQMNRSRFGRLSYFDDERFLGSFRAMENLLQERGWLRIVAVIVDGEPAAIDMGSLYRDMLTMLAGGTSEAFPGIAKLINMHHIAYACENRLDSVDFLCGDFNWKTLFHLTPVPLYVLQSIVSTGIEKTVPHPLAAMASVTEFSLDGVSHG, encoded by the coding sequence ATGATACGGATCGAGACTATTCGTAATCTCGATGAATGCCGCGACGTCTGGCGGCAGCTTATGCCTCAGGAGTTGGTTTCGGATCTGTGGGAAGTCCGCGATTGCTTTAACCGGTATTACCAGCATCCGGCTCATTTCGTGGTTGCCCATGAAAACGGCCGTCTGTGCGGTCTTTTACCGATGTCCTGGAACCGCGAGACCGGTCAGTATACTTACTTTCCCGGTGAAACCTGGGAAGGCAAAACCTGGCTGGAACAGAATCGAATCATCGCTGAAAGCCCGGAGATGCTCGAAGCGATGTTGGCCGTCCTGAGGCGTCCTTATCAGCTTCGTTATCTCCGTACCGAGGGACAATTTGTCGGACGACTGGAAAACGTCGATGAAATCGGTTATTTGTTCCTACCCTCGGAGCACGAATTCAGTGTAGACAAGTACCTTGAGGCATTTTCACATAAAACCGCCAAGAAACTCCGCAAGGAGCTGGCTCATTGGGACGAACATGATGTGCACTGGCGCATCAACGATCCCGACGATTTCGAACTGCTCATACAGATGAACCGCAGCCGCTTCGGACGGCTGTCATATTTCGACGACGAACGCTTCCTGGGCAGTTTTCGAGCCATGGAGAATCTCCTTCAGGAACGCGGCTGGCTGCGCATAGTCGCGGTGATCGTTGACGGCGAGCCGGCGGCCATCGACATGGGCAGTCTCTATCGCGATATGCTGACCATGCTGGCGGGGGGTACCTCCGAGGCATTCCCCGGTATTGCCAAGTTGATCAACATGCATCATATCGCCTATGCCTGCGAGAATCGCCTGGACAGTGTCGATTTCCTTTGCGGCGACTTCAACTGGAAAACGCTCTTCCACCTGACACCGGTTCCCCTTTACGTACTTCAGAGCATAGTTTCGACCGGAATCGAGAAAACTGTCCCGCATCCGCTCGCAGCGATGGCCTCCGTAACGGAGTTCTCTCTGGACGGAGTCAGCCATGGCTAG
- a CDS encoding TetR/AcrR family transcriptional regulator: MTASTDSGKNPSRQKRRYGRTRRQILEAARAVFAERGLAAATVEEIADRADVGRGSVYYHFENKDDLISELMTALLTDLSNQMKRQCSGKEELYSMLEAIITAHIEFFSRRWEDFVLYYQGRADLTLNESYGGLETPFLKYISCIEQLVDEVISPPISKPRLRRLACAVAGFISGYYSIASVSSVDDDVDRSFMSLRDAFVVALARFIREALPDPKDIN; this comes from the coding sequence ATGACAGCTTCTACAGATTCCGGCAAGAATCCCTCCCGGCAGAAGCGGCGTTACGGTCGCACTCGGAGACAGATTCTTGAGGCGGCGCGCGCGGTGTTCGCGGAGCGGGGTCTCGCTGCGGCGACGGTTGAAGAGATTGCGGATCGGGCCGATGTCGGTCGGGGTAGTGTGTACTATCATTTCGAGAACAAGGATGACTTGATCAGCGAGTTGATGACTGCCTTACTGACCGACCTGAGTAATCAGATGAAGCGGCAGTGTTCGGGAAAAGAAGAACTTTACTCGATGCTCGAGGCGATCATCACGGCGCATATCGAGTTTTTCAGTCGGCGGTGGGAGGATTTTGTCCTGTACTACCAGGGCCGCGCCGATTTGACCTTGAACGAAAGTTACGGAGGGCTGGAAACGCCCTTCCTGAAATATATTAGTTGTATCGAACAACTGGTTGACGAGGTCATTTCGCCTCCGATATCAAAGCCGCGTCTGCGCCGTCTGGCCTGCGCCGTTGCGGGGTTCATCTCCGGCTATTATTCGATTGCTTCCGTCAGCTCGGTGGATGATGACGTCGATCGGTCGTTCATGTCGCTCAGAGATGCTTTTGTGGTGGCTCTGGCGCGTTTCATTCGTGAAGCGCTGCCGGATCCGAAGGATATTAACTGA